In Cerasicoccus sp. TK19100, the following proteins share a genomic window:
- a CDS encoding TVP38/TMEM64 family protein produces the protein MHPTPTSDTQNPYFAALPSDTRVPCFGGMAELFDHVFRWLESLNAIFLLPAIAILPLFAFPVSLLLVLVGYKFGPFYGLLFAMGGVAINDALSYWLARTLLRGKIVRLLEKRKLKVPVIKKENEVQWIALLRIMPGSPMIIQSYLLGLANVNFMRYMVISVPIQSIHVFLIIMFGDAVFEGEVGMIIFAVSLIVVVGIACRMIFNYYKERGAIPKTAG, from the coding sequence TTGCACCCCACGCCGACTTCTGACACCCAAAATCCCTACTTCGCAGCCTTGCCAAGTGATACGCGGGTGCCATGCTTCGGCGGCATGGCTGAACTGTTTGACCACGTTTTCCGATGGCTGGAGTCGCTGAATGCGATCTTCCTGCTGCCGGCGATTGCGATACTGCCGCTGTTTGCGTTTCCGGTGTCGCTGCTGTTGGTGCTGGTCGGGTATAAGTTTGGGCCGTTCTATGGGCTGCTCTTTGCGATGGGCGGCGTGGCGATCAATGACGCGCTGTCCTACTGGCTGGCGCGGACCTTATTGCGCGGTAAAATTGTCCGCCTGCTGGAAAAGCGAAAGCTGAAGGTGCCCGTGATTAAGAAGGAAAACGAGGTGCAGTGGATCGCGTTGCTGCGCATCATGCCTGGCTCGCCGATGATTATCCAGAGCTACCTGCTGGGCCTGGCGAACGTGAACTTCATGCGCTATATGGTGATCTCCGTGCCGATCCAGTCGATCCACGTGTTTTTGATCATCATGTTTGGCGATGCGGTGTTCGAGGGCGAGGTCGGTATGATTATTTTTGCGGTGTCGCTCATCGTGGTGGTGGGCATTGCTTGCCGGATGATTTTCAACTATTACAAGGAACGTGGCGCTATCCCCAAAACAGCAGGCTGA
- a CDS encoding BLUF domain-containing protein — translation MSKLISLTYKSDALDNISEQVLIDILSSARDYNTRVGITGMLLYGQGKFFQCLEGPADLVKALFNDKISRDDRHRNVVILTEREIDEREFPNWSMGFQWTNGCGDEEFAMLNAGPQAHEIMRRIKKHMIENRVDMAL, via the coding sequence ATGAGCAAATTAATATCCCTGACCTACAAGAGTGACGCGCTGGATAACATTAGCGAGCAGGTGTTGATCGATATACTTTCCTCCGCGCGCGATTATAACACCCGGGTTGGCATCACAGGGATGCTCTTGTATGGCCAGGGTAAATTCTTCCAATGCCTGGAAGGGCCAGCTGATCTGGTTAAGGCGCTTTTCAATGACAAGATCAGCCGCGATGACCGGCACCGCAATGTCGTGATTCTCACTGAGCGCGAAATCGATGAGCGCGAGTTCCCCAACTGGTCCATGGGCTTTCAGTGGACGAACGGATGTGGCGATGAAGAGTTTGCGATGCTCAATGCCGGCCCCCAGGCGCACGAGATCATGCGTCGCATCAAGAAGCACATGATCGAAAACCGCGTGGACATGGCGCTGTAG
- a CDS encoding glycosyltransferase family 2 protein produces the protein MASPSTTEIPFAKEVVASAPAISVVAPAYNEAESLRKLYDKIAAVLEPSQWTFEVLFVDDGSTDDTWEQLRSLQADHPTTVRAYQLRRNLGKAAALSIGFGEARGEFIITMDADLQDEPAEIPNLMAKLNEGYDLVSGWKRERNDPLEKRIPSRLFNAVTRKISGLELHDFNCGLKAYRAEVVRELPLYGELHRYIPILAHADGYRVTEIPVQHHAREFGISKYGLGRYYKGFLDLLTVAAITRFVQRPGHLFGGVGLAMGGIGFLTLAYLTGVKLFFGEGIGQRPLLLFGVLLMILGVQLISVGLVGELIIRKLGGHRESYPIREVLSSDA, from the coding sequence ATGGCGTCACCGTCAACCACTGAAATCCCCTTTGCCAAGGAAGTCGTCGCAAGCGCGCCGGCCATTTCCGTGGTGGCACCCGCATACAACGAGGCCGAGTCCCTGCGTAAGCTTTACGATAAAATTGCCGCCGTGCTTGAGCCCAGCCAGTGGACCTTTGAGGTGCTCTTTGTCGACGACGGCAGCACCGATGACACCTGGGAACAACTACGCTCGCTGCAGGCCGACCACCCTACCACCGTGCGCGCCTACCAGCTACGCCGCAACCTCGGCAAGGCCGCAGCGCTCTCCATCGGCTTTGGCGAAGCGCGGGGCGAGTTCATCATCACCATGGATGCGGACCTGCAGGACGAGCCTGCCGAGATACCCAACCTCATGGCCAAGCTCAATGAGGGCTACGATCTCGTTTCCGGCTGGAAGCGTGAGCGCAACGACCCACTGGAAAAGCGCATCCCTTCGCGCCTGTTCAACGCCGTGACGCGCAAGATTTCCGGGCTGGAGTTGCACGACTTTAACTGCGGCCTCAAGGCCTATCGCGCGGAGGTCGTCCGCGAGCTGCCGCTCTATGGCGAGCTGCACCGCTACATTCCGATCCTCGCCCACGCTGACGGCTACCGCGTCACCGAAATCCCCGTGCAGCACCATGCGCGCGAGTTTGGTATCTCAAAATATGGGCTGGGCCGTTATTACAAAGGCTTCCTCGACCTGCTGACAGTAGCCGCGATAACGCGTTTCGTGCAACGCCCCGGGCATTTGTTTGGCGGCGTCGGCCTGGCAATGGGCGGCATTGGTTTCCTGACTCTCGCCTATCTGACCGGCGTGAAGCTGTTCTTCGGCGAAGGCATTGGGCAGCGCCCGCTGCTGCTCTTTGGCGTGTTGCTGATGATCCTCGGCGTGCAGTTGATCTCCGTTGGCCTCGTGGGCGAGTTGATCATCCGCAAACTCGGCGGCCACCGCGAATCCTACCCGATCCGCGAAGTGCTCAGCAGCGACGCCTGA
- a CDS encoding DegT/DnrJ/EryC1/StrS family aminotransferase: MKPTPVPLLDLGAQNHPLTAELRAAFDRVLDHGRFILGDEVTAFEDATAEALGAKHAIGVSSGTDALLLALMTLDIGPGDEVICPSFSFFATAGVISRLGATPVFADICPDTFNLDPESTANLITTKTKAIIPVHLFGQSADMDALMTIAHDHKLHIVEDAAQAFGAAYRDKALGTIGDFGCFSFFPSKNLGGFGDGGLVTTNDDALADKARILRVHGSKPKYYHAMIGGNFRLDALQAALIAVKLPHHAQYSHARANNAAYYREALAPLANKESLVLPYTLEQNTHIWNQFTLRLPVPEGAEELPRDALKNHLNERNVGAEIYYPVPFHRQECFAHLPKAICPESDKAASEVISIPVYPELTEEQREAVVDAVRSFFENR, from the coding sequence ATGAAACCGACTCCAGTTCCTCTTCTCGATTTAGGCGCGCAAAACCACCCGCTCACCGCGGAATTACGCGCTGCATTTGACCGCGTGCTCGACCATGGGCGCTTCATCCTTGGTGACGAGGTGACCGCCTTTGAAGACGCCACGGCCGAGGCCCTCGGTGCCAAGCACGCGATCGGCGTCAGCTCCGGCACCGACGCCCTGCTGCTGGCACTGATGACGCTCGACATCGGCCCAGGAGACGAAGTCATCTGCCCAAGCTTTTCCTTCTTTGCCACCGCTGGCGTGATCTCCCGCCTGGGTGCCACGCCCGTCTTTGCCGACATTTGCCCGGACACCTTTAACCTCGACCCCGAGTCGACGGCCAACCTGATCACCACCAAGACCAAGGCGATCATTCCCGTGCACCTCTTCGGCCAGTCCGCCGACATGGACGCACTGATGACCATCGCCCACGACCACAAGCTGCACATCGTGGAAGACGCCGCGCAGGCCTTTGGCGCGGCCTATCGCGACAAGGCTCTGGGCACCATTGGCGACTTCGGCTGCTTCAGCTTTTTCCCGAGCAAGAACCTCGGCGGCTTCGGCGATGGCGGCCTGGTAACCACCAATGACGACGCCCTCGCCGACAAGGCCCGCATCCTGCGCGTCCACGGCTCCAAGCCCAAGTATTACCACGCGATGATCGGCGGCAACTTCCGCCTCGACGCCCTGCAGGCTGCGCTGATCGCCGTGAAGCTGCCGCACCACGCGCAGTATAGCCACGCCCGCGCCAATAACGCCGCTTACTACCGCGAGGCCCTCGCGCCGCTGGCCAACAAAGAGTCCCTGGTGCTGCCCTACACGCTGGAGCAAAACACGCACATTTGGAACCAGTTCACGCTGCGTCTGCCCGTACCCGAAGGTGCTGAAGAGCTACCCCGCGACGCGCTGAAGAATCACCTGAACGAGCGCAACGTTGGCGCGGAAATTTACTACCCGGTGCCGTTCCATCGCCAGGAGTGCTTCGCGCATTTGCCCAAAGCGATCTGCCCGGAATCCGACAAGGCCGCGAGCGAGGTGATCAGCATTCCCGTTTACCCGGAGCTCACCGAAGAGCAGCGCGAAGCCGTCGTCGACGCCGTCCGCAGCTTTTTCGAAAACCGTTAA
- a CDS encoding Gfo/Idh/MocA family protein, whose product MSLPNIAVIGCGYWGKNHVRNFEALGALKLVCDASETGRLKAKELAPNVEVSDDPLSAFKRADIDGVVLATPAETHCSLTLLALEHGKHVLVEKPMALTYSEALKMADAADQHERVLMVGHLLEYHAAFLEIKRLIAEGALGKLQYIYSHRLNFGKIRVEENALWSFAPHDIALILRLTGQPPLEATCVGGNYITPNLADVTTSTMLFSGGVRAHIFVNWLNPFKEQKLVIIGDKKMAVFNDTEPVEKLVIYDQHVEFDGRLPVLAKAEREVIQLPESEPLRAECSEFLDCIATGRKPLTDARSGVDVLRVLQACQVSLQLNGRPTALSDIH is encoded by the coding sequence ATGAGCCTGCCAAACATAGCAGTCATCGGCTGCGGCTACTGGGGCAAAAACCATGTCCGCAATTTCGAGGCGCTTGGCGCGCTCAAGCTCGTCTGTGACGCCAGCGAAACTGGCCGCCTGAAGGCAAAGGAACTCGCACCCAATGTCGAGGTGAGCGACGATCCGCTGTCGGCCTTTAAGCGCGCTGACATCGACGGCGTTGTCCTCGCCACGCCCGCCGAAACGCATTGCTCGCTCACCCTGCTCGCACTGGAGCACGGCAAGCATGTGCTCGTGGAAAAGCCGATGGCGCTGACCTACAGCGAAGCGCTCAAGATGGCCGACGCTGCCGACCAACACGAACGCGTGCTGATGGTCGGCCACCTTCTGGAATACCACGCGGCGTTTCTGGAGATCAAGCGGCTCATCGCCGAGGGCGCGCTCGGCAAGCTGCAATACATTTACTCGCACCGCTTGAACTTTGGCAAAATCCGCGTCGAAGAGAATGCCCTGTGGAGCTTTGCTCCGCACGACATCGCCCTGATTCTCCGTCTGACCGGTCAACCTCCGCTGGAGGCGACCTGCGTCGGCGGCAATTACATCACGCCAAACCTGGCCGATGTCACCACCTCCACCATGCTCTTTTCGGGCGGGGTGCGCGCGCACATTTTCGTGAATTGGCTCAACCCATTCAAGGAGCAAAAGCTGGTCATCATCGGTGATAAAAAGATGGCCGTCTTCAATGACACCGAGCCGGTGGAAAAGCTCGTCATCTACGACCAGCATGTCGAGTTCGACGGAAGACTGCCGGTGCTCGCCAAGGCCGAACGCGAAGTCATCCAGCTACCCGAAAGCGAGCCGCTCCGCGCCGAATGCAGTGAGTTTCTGGACTGCATCGCCACTGGTCGCAAGCCACTTACCGATGCCCG